One Coregonus clupeaformis isolate EN_2021a chromosome 21, ASM2061545v1, whole genome shotgun sequence DNA window includes the following coding sequences:
- the LOC121534901 gene encoding inhibin beta A chain-like produces MHSLAALAGVLALLLARLQTGCGSPNVAGPLAAVDGATPEQGLGQETQVTHCPSCVLAQMRRGYDPVPPGFESASESASLTLAQTLGQTDMVEAVKRHILNMLHLSARPNVTHPVPRAALLNAIKKLHVGRVGEDGSVEIQEEGPGGAGHEGVALPEPPSEIITFAEPGNSPSAVIFDISKEGSEFSVVEQANVWLFLKLAKGQGRGKGKVNIQLLQRRRQKLKAPGSASTSTETQGEEEELVSEKMVDTRRSGWHTLPVPRSIQSLLDAGGSVLDLRVSCPLCTEAGATPVLVPAEGEQPGREREQSHRPFLMVVLRPGEEEHAHHRAKRGLECDGKMHMCCKRQFYVNFKDIGWNDWIIAPPGYHANYCEGDCPSHVASITGSSLSFHSTVINHYRMRGYAPFQNIKSCCVPTRLRAMSMLYYNEEQKIIKKDIQNMIVDECGCS; encoded by the exons ATGCACTCGTTAGCCGCGTTGGCCGGGGTGTTGGCGTTGCTTCTCGCCAGGCTCCAGACAGGATGTGGCTCCCCTAATGTGGCGGGACCATTGGCAGCGGTGGATGGGGCTACGCCGGAGCAGGGGCTGGGGCAGGAGACCCAGGTGACCCACTGTCCGTCCTGTGTGCTGGCCCAGATGAGGAGGGGTTATGACCCGGTCCCTCCTGGATTTGAGTCAGCATCTGAATCTGCATCTTTGACTTTGGCTCAGACTTTGGGCCAGACGGACATGGTTGAAGCGGTGAAGCGGCACATCCTCAACATGCTCCACCTGAGTGCACGGCCCAATGTCACGCACCCGGTGCCGCGCGCTGCCCTGCTCAACGCCATCAAGAAACTACACGTGGGACGCGTGGGCGAGGACGGCAGCGTGGAGATCCAGGAGGAGGGACCGGGGGGCGCTGGCCATGAGGGGGTGGCACTGCCCGAGCCGCCCTCTGAGATCATCACCTTTGCCGAGCCAG GCAACTCTCCATCTGCCGTGATCTTTGACATTTCCAAGGAGGGCAGCGAGTTCTCGGTGGTGGAGCAGGCCAACGTGTGGCTCTTCCTGAAGCTGGCCAAGGGGCAAGGGCGAGGCAAGGGCAAAGTGAACATCCAGCTTCTGCAGCGCCGCCGGCAGAAGCTGAAAGCTCCAGGCTCTGCCTCCACCTCCACCGAGACccagggtgaggaggaggagttggTGTCGGAGAAGATGGTGGACACGCGGCGCAGCGGCTGGCACACGCTCCCCGTACCACGCAGCATCCAGTCCCTGCTGGATGCCGGTGGCAGCGTCCTGGACCTGCGAGTCTCCTGCCCCCTGTGCACCGAGGCGGGCGCCACACCTGTCTTGGTCCCCGCCGAGGGCGAGCAACCGGGACGGGAGCGGGAACAGTCCCACCGGCCGTTCCTCATGGTCGTACTGCGGCCTGGCGAGGAGGAACACGCTCACCATCGTGCCAAACGTGGCCTGGAGTGCGACGGCAAGATGCACATGTGCTGCAAGAGGCAGTTCTACGTCAACTTCAAGGACATCGGCTGGAACGACTGGATCATTGCGCCGCCGGGCTACCACGCCAACTACTGCGAGGGTGACTGCCCCAGCCATGTAGCCAGCATCACGGGTTCCTCGCTGTCCTTCCACTCCACTGTCATCAACCACTACCGCATGCGGGGCTACGCGCCCTTCCAGAACATCAAGTCGTGCTGCGTGCCCACGCGACTACGCGCCATGTCTATGCTCTACTACAACGAGGAGCAGAAGATCATCAAGAAGGACATCCAGAACATGATCGTGGACGAGTGCGGCTGCTCGTAA